The Juglans regia cultivar Chandler chromosome 2, Walnut 2.0, whole genome shotgun sequence genome includes a window with the following:
- the LOC109011959 gene encoding uncharacterized protein LOC109011959 isoform X1, producing MEGYVQYPKIELEDCQPKVFSRLVSKEVEECREKSNLIRTGAFEQEERTRLGNCGSEAPKGAGGQNDVQDVSGAVHKKQGKFFYYDTPLSEETGTWIPVSAPRISDSEHEEWNGGSCINGEYIPDEELGWNRFDGADKELTMWDVVTEMLAVARGRFFAIASGGVHGCKTSRPSEHMLEQAWKEMAQTLTEANFGNMKEILEAEPPQWLADSSASSCMLCNVRFHPIMRSRHHCRFCGGIFCNSCSKGRCLLPTKFRTGNPERVCDVCFVRLESVQSYLIDRISRAAQLPTHDLTDLSTLRSWLNFPWGQSMEYEIYKATNTIEGYNKVGTLTPEKSIPDAIWKQARGLAILTVAKVGIVVTYNIGTGLVIARREDGSWSPPSAISSWGVGWGAQVEMLYPSSLTAKLLVFFGICLINNAGGEVTDFIIVLRNKSAVQTFSGNVHFSVGAGLSAAAGSIGRAAEADVRAGDGGYAACYTYSCSKGAFIGCSLEGSIVTTRSQENSRFYGNPSISAEDILLGSLPTPPAAAVLYQALSNLFEKFER from the exons ATGGAGGGTTACGTCCAATACCCTAAGATCGAACTTGAAGATTGCCAACCCAAAGTTTTTTCTCGGCTG GTTTCCAAGGAAGTCGAGGAATGCAGAGAAAAGAGCAATTTGATACGAACGGGTGCTTTTGAACAAGAAGAAAGAACACGGCTGGGAAATTGTGGAAGCGAAGCGCCTAAAGGGGCCGGTGGCCAAAATGATGTGCAAGATGTTTCAGGTGCTGTCCATAAGAAACAGggtaagtttttttattatgacACACCGCTTTCTGAAGAAACTGGGACTTGGATACCTGTCTCTGCTCCTCGCATTTCTGACAGTGAGCATGAAGAATGGAATGGAGGTTCATGCATTAATGGGGAATATATCCCTGACGAGGAACTGGGATGGAATCGGTTTGATGGAGCAGATAAGGAGCTAACCATGTGGGATGTGGTTACTGAGATGTTAGCTGTGGCTCGAGGGAGATTTTTTGCCATTGCTTCAGGTGGTGTCCATGGATGTAAGACTTCTCGGCCGTCGGAGCATATGCTTGAGCAAGCTTGGAAAGAGATGGCTCAAACTCTAACAGAGGCTAATTTTGGTAACATGAAGGAAATTCTTGAAGCAGAGCCTCCACAGTGGCTGGCTGACAGCTCTGCCTCTTCCTGCATGCTATGTAATGTGCGGTTTCATCCTATCATGCGCTCCAGGCACCACTGTCGTTTTTGTGGAGGGATATTCTGTAACTCGTGCTCTAAAGGAAGGTGCTTGTTGCCCACAAAGTTCCGTACTGGGAATCCAGAACGAGTGTGCGATGTATGCTTTGTGCGGCTTGAGTCTGTCCAATCATACTTGATTGACCGAATAAGTCGGGCTGCTCAGTTGCCAACCCATGATCTGACAGACCTCAGTACTTTGAGATCATGGCTAAATTTTCCATGGGGCCAATCTAtggaatatgagatttataaggCCACAAACACCATTGAGGGTTATAACAAG GTTGGCACTCTGACGCCTGAAAAGTCCATACCGGATGCTATTTGGAAGCAAGCAAGAGGCCTAGCAATCCTTACTGTTGCGAAGGTTGGTATAGTGGTGACCTACAACATTGGAACTGGGCTAGTTATTGCTCGTAGGGAAGATGGATCTTGGTCTCCACCATCTGCCATTTCTTCCTGGGGTGTCGGTTGGGGAGCTCAGGTAGAAATGCTCTATCCATCAAGTTTGACTGCTAAGCTCCTAGTATTTTTTGGGATCTGCTTGATAAACAAT GCTGGAGGAGAAGTGACGGATTTCATCATTGTATTGAGAAATAAAAGTGCTGTCCAAACATTTAGTGGGAATGTGCATTTCTCAGTTGGAGCAGGTCTGAGTGCAGCCGCAGGCAGCATTGGACGGGCTGCTGAAGCTGATGTACGTGCTGGTGACGGTGGATATGCTGCTTGCTATACATATAGCTGTAGTaaag GTGCATTTATTGGGTGCTCACTTGAAGGTAGTATAGTCACGACCCGATCGCAAGAAAACTCTAGATTTTATGGTAACCCATCCATCAGTGCAGAAGATATACTTCTTGGGTCATTGCCTACACCTCCTGCTGCTGCTGTTCTTTATCAAGCACTTTCCAATCTATTTGAGAAGTTCGAAAGGTAA
- the LOC109011966 gene encoding uncharacterized protein LOC109011966, with translation MSVERSFEAWEEVQRHGQDLADRLAQGFTGLIQSHMSSSSFPWPYPQKSTLFDLEFPSQHFGRRDFGLATDSSGIDGVLAVFDIGNRIGQAGADFGACLSGLVQQLFRRLPLPFRQEENAVERVMADEGGSRLRSELSVTTQGDLGLLKERLRDFDFAENDSGANGLVDDEVAGFNLRSAGLLGRPQGIINITSTYDSRTQDVESSLVARGDLWRVEASQGSSTSGNENSSLFLVQLGPVLFVRDSTLLLPVHLSKQHLLWYGYDRKNGIHSLCPAVWSKHRRWLLMSMLCINPLACSFVDLQFPNGQLTYVSGEGLSTSAFLPICGGLLQAQGQYPGEMRFSFSCKNKWGTRITPMVQWPDKSFTFSLAQALAWKRSGLMVRPTIQFSLCPTFGGSNPGLQAELIHTVKEQLSLILGCSFMTHPSAFASISLGRSKWNGNVGNSGIVVRVDTPLSRVGRPSFSVQINCGVEL, from the exons ATGTCGGTTGAGAGGTCCTTTGAGGCATGGGAGGAGGTGCAGCGACACGGTCAGGACTTGGCGGACCGGCTCGCTCAGGGCTTCACTGGTTTGATTCAGTCCCACATGAGCTCTTCCTCATTTCCATGGCCCTACCCTCAGAAATCAACGCTCTTCGACCTCGAATTCCCGAGTCAGCATTTTGGGAGAAGAGATTTCGGATTGGCAACCGACAGTTCGGGCATTGATGGAGTATTGGCGGTTTTCGATATTGGGAATAGGATTGGGCAGGCCGGGGCGGACTTCGGGGCTTGCTTGAGTGGGCTGGTCCAGCAGCTTTTCAGGAGGCTGCCTCTCCCGTTTCGACAGGAGGAGAATGCAGTGGAGCGGGTGATGGCGGACGAGGGAGGGAGTAGGCTGAGGAGTGAATTGAGTGTGACTACGCAAGGGGATTTGGGTTTGTTGAAGGAGAGATTGAGGGATTTTGATTTTGCGGAAAATGATAGCGGTGCTAATGGGTTGGTGGATGATGAAGTTGCTGGGTTTAATCTAAGGTCGGCCGGACTTTTGGGTAGACCGCAG GGGATCATAAATATTACATCAACTTATGATAGCAGAACACAAGATGTAGAAAGTTCTTTGGTTGCAAGGGGAGATTTATGGAGGGTAGAGGCATCACAGGGCAGTTCTACATCTGGAAATGAAAATTCGTCTCTCTTCCTTGTCCAGCTTGGACCAGTGCTATTTGTACGTGATTCAACGCTTCTATTGCCAGTCCATTTGTCAAAGCAGCATTTGCTGTGGTACGGCTATGATAGGAAG AATGGTATACACTCACTTTGTCCAGCTGTGTGGTCGAAGCATAGGAGGTGGCTATTAATGTCAATGCTCTGCATCAATCCCTTAGCTTGT TCATTTGTAGATCTACAGTTTCCAAATGGGCAGCTGACATATGTATCTGGTGAGGGGCTTAGTACAAGTGCTTTCCTACCAATTTGTGGAGGCCTTCTACAGGCTCAGGGTCAATATCCAGGAGAAATGAGATTCAGCTTTTCTTGCAAG AATAAATGGGGAACACGCATCACACCGATGGTACAATGGCCTGACAAGTCGTTTACGTTTAGTCTTGCACAAGCCTTGGCTTGGAAGAGATCCGGTCTCATGGTGAGACCGACTATCCAATTCAG TTTATGCCCCACTTTTGGGGGAAGCAATCCTGGGTTGCAGGCGGAGCTTATTCATACGGTGAAGGAGCAACTGAGTCTGATATTGGGATGTTCATTTATGACACATCCTTCTGCATTTGCGTCTATTTCT CTTGGCAGGTCAAAGTGGAATGGAAATGTTGGGAACTCTGGGATAGTTGTGAGAGTGGATACCCCTCTTTCCCGGGTTGGTCGGCCTTCCTTCTCTGTTCAGATAAATTGCGGTGTTGAACTTTAA
- the LOC109011946 gene encoding BES1/BZR1 homolog protein 4-like isoform X1: MTSGSRQPTWKERENNKRRERRRRAIAAKIFSGLRMYGNYKLPKHCDNNEVLKALCNEAGWTVEPDGTTYRKGCKPVDRMEVIGGSAAASPCSSYQPSPCASYNPSPGSSSFPSPASSSYAANPNADGSSLIPWLKNLSSSSSSASSSKFPHLYIHSGSISAPVTPPLSSPTARTPRFKSDWDDQSARPGWGGQHYSFLPSSTPPSPGRQIVPDPEWFAGIRMPLGGPTSPTFSLVSSNPFGFKEDALAGGGSRMWTPGQSGTCSPAVAASFDHTADIPMSEVISDEFAFGSNTTGLVKPWEGERIHEECGSDDLELTLGSSKTR, encoded by the exons atgACGTCGGGGAGTCGGCAGCCGACgtggaaggagagggagaacAACAAGAGGAGGGAGAGGCGGCGGAGAGCTATAGCGGCGAAGATCTTCTCCGGGCTGAGAATGTATGGCAACTACAAGCTCCCTAAACACTGCGATAACAACGAGGTTCTCAAGGCCCTCTGCAACGAAGCCGGTTGGACCGTCGAACCCGACGGCACCACCTACCgtaag GGATGCAAGCCTGTTGATCGCATGGAAGTTATTGGTGGATCTGCAGCCGCAAGCCCATGCTCATCTTATCAACCAAGTCCCTGTGCTTCATACAACCCAAGCCCAGGCTCCTCTTCTTTCCCAAGCCCAGCCTCCTCCTCCTATGCCGCTAATCCGAATGCTGATGGCAGTTCGCTGATCCCATGGCTCAAAAAtctctcatcttcatcatcttcagCCTCCTCTTCCAAGTTCCCCCATCTCTACATCCATAGCGGTTCAATTAGTGCTCCTGTCACCCCTCCATTGAGCTCCCCAACTGCTCGTACACCACGATTCAAAAGTGATTGGGACGACCAGTCTGCCCGTCCAGGCTGGGGTGGGCAGCATTACTCCTTCCTTCCATCTTCTACTCCGCCAAGCCCTGGACGTCAAATTGTTCCTGATCCGGAATGGTTTGCTGGAATTCGAATGCCTCTGGGTGGGCCAACCTCTCCAACATTCAGCCTTGTCTCTTCAAACCCATTTGGCTTCAAGGAAGATGCTTTAGCTGGTGGTGGATCTCGCATGTGGACTCCGGGACAAAGTGGGACATGCTCGCCTGCCGTAGCAGCCAGCTTTGACCACACTGCTGACATTCCCATGTCTGAAGTGATTTCAGATGAGTTTGCATTCGGAAGCAACACAACAGGGCTAGTGAAGCCATGGGAAGGAGAGAGGATTCATGAAGAATGTGGGTCAGATGATCTAGAGCTCACTCTGGGGAGCTCAAAGACCAG GTAA
- the LOC109011959 gene encoding uncharacterized protein LOC109011959 isoform X2, with amino-acid sequence MEGYVQYPKIELEDCQPKVFSRLVSKEVEECREKSNLIRTGAFEQEERTRLGNCGSEAPKGAGGQNDVQDVSGAVHKKQGKFFYYDTPLSEETGTWIPVSAPRISDSEHEEWNGGSCINGEYIPDEELGWNRFDGADKELTMWDVVTEMLAVARGRFFAIASGGVHGCKTSRPSEHMLEQAWKEMAQTLTEANFGNMKEILEAEPPQWLADSSASSCMLCNVRFHPIMRSRHHCRFCGGIFCNSCSKGRCLLPTKFRTGNPERVCDVCFVRLESVQSYLIDRISRAAQLPTHDLTDLSTLRSWLNFPWGQSMEYEIYKATNTIEGYNKVGTLTPEKSIPDAIWKQARGLAILTVAKVGIVVTYNIGTGLVIARREDGSWSPPSAISSWGVGWGAQAGGEVTDFIIVLRNKSAVQTFSGNVHFSVGAGLSAAAGSIGRAAEADVRAGDGGYAACYTYSCSKGAFIGCSLEGSIVTTRSQENSRFYGNPSISAEDILLGSLPTPPAAAVLYQALSNLFEKFER; translated from the exons ATGGAGGGTTACGTCCAATACCCTAAGATCGAACTTGAAGATTGCCAACCCAAAGTTTTTTCTCGGCTG GTTTCCAAGGAAGTCGAGGAATGCAGAGAAAAGAGCAATTTGATACGAACGGGTGCTTTTGAACAAGAAGAAAGAACACGGCTGGGAAATTGTGGAAGCGAAGCGCCTAAAGGGGCCGGTGGCCAAAATGATGTGCAAGATGTTTCAGGTGCTGTCCATAAGAAACAGggtaagtttttttattatgacACACCGCTTTCTGAAGAAACTGGGACTTGGATACCTGTCTCTGCTCCTCGCATTTCTGACAGTGAGCATGAAGAATGGAATGGAGGTTCATGCATTAATGGGGAATATATCCCTGACGAGGAACTGGGATGGAATCGGTTTGATGGAGCAGATAAGGAGCTAACCATGTGGGATGTGGTTACTGAGATGTTAGCTGTGGCTCGAGGGAGATTTTTTGCCATTGCTTCAGGTGGTGTCCATGGATGTAAGACTTCTCGGCCGTCGGAGCATATGCTTGAGCAAGCTTGGAAAGAGATGGCTCAAACTCTAACAGAGGCTAATTTTGGTAACATGAAGGAAATTCTTGAAGCAGAGCCTCCACAGTGGCTGGCTGACAGCTCTGCCTCTTCCTGCATGCTATGTAATGTGCGGTTTCATCCTATCATGCGCTCCAGGCACCACTGTCGTTTTTGTGGAGGGATATTCTGTAACTCGTGCTCTAAAGGAAGGTGCTTGTTGCCCACAAAGTTCCGTACTGGGAATCCAGAACGAGTGTGCGATGTATGCTTTGTGCGGCTTGAGTCTGTCCAATCATACTTGATTGACCGAATAAGTCGGGCTGCTCAGTTGCCAACCCATGATCTGACAGACCTCAGTACTTTGAGATCATGGCTAAATTTTCCATGGGGCCAATCTAtggaatatgagatttataaggCCACAAACACCATTGAGGGTTATAACAAG GTTGGCACTCTGACGCCTGAAAAGTCCATACCGGATGCTATTTGGAAGCAAGCAAGAGGCCTAGCAATCCTTACTGTTGCGAAGGTTGGTATAGTGGTGACCTACAACATTGGAACTGGGCTAGTTATTGCTCGTAGGGAAGATGGATCTTGGTCTCCACCATCTGCCATTTCTTCCTGGGGTGTCGGTTGGGGAGCTCAG GCTGGAGGAGAAGTGACGGATTTCATCATTGTATTGAGAAATAAAAGTGCTGTCCAAACATTTAGTGGGAATGTGCATTTCTCAGTTGGAGCAGGTCTGAGTGCAGCCGCAGGCAGCATTGGACGGGCTGCTGAAGCTGATGTACGTGCTGGTGACGGTGGATATGCTGCTTGCTATACATATAGCTGTAGTaaag GTGCATTTATTGGGTGCTCACTTGAAGGTAGTATAGTCACGACCCGATCGCAAGAAAACTCTAGATTTTATGGTAACCCATCCATCAGTGCAGAAGATATACTTCTTGGGTCATTGCCTACACCTCCTGCTGCTGCTGTTCTTTATCAAGCACTTTCCAATCTATTTGAGAAGTTCGAAAGGTAA
- the LOC109011946 gene encoding BES1/BZR1 homolog protein 4-like isoform X2 produces the protein MEVIGGSAAASPCSSYQPSPCASYNPSPGSSSFPSPASSSYAANPNADGSSLIPWLKNLSSSSSSASSSKFPHLYIHSGSISAPVTPPLSSPTARTPRFKSDWDDQSARPGWGGQHYSFLPSSTPPSPGRQIVPDPEWFAGIRMPLGGPTSPTFSLVSSNPFGFKEDALAGGGSRMWTPGQSGTCSPAVAASFDHTADIPMSEVISDEFAFGSNTTGLVKPWEGERIHEECGSDDLELTLGSSKTR, from the exons ATGGAAGTTATTGGTGGATCTGCAGCCGCAAGCCCATGCTCATCTTATCAACCAAGTCCCTGTGCTTCATACAACCCAAGCCCAGGCTCCTCTTCTTTCCCAAGCCCAGCCTCCTCCTCCTATGCCGCTAATCCGAATGCTGATGGCAGTTCGCTGATCCCATGGCTCAAAAAtctctcatcttcatcatcttcagCCTCCTCTTCCAAGTTCCCCCATCTCTACATCCATAGCGGTTCAATTAGTGCTCCTGTCACCCCTCCATTGAGCTCCCCAACTGCTCGTACACCACGATTCAAAAGTGATTGGGACGACCAGTCTGCCCGTCCAGGCTGGGGTGGGCAGCATTACTCCTTCCTTCCATCTTCTACTCCGCCAAGCCCTGGACGTCAAATTGTTCCTGATCCGGAATGGTTTGCTGGAATTCGAATGCCTCTGGGTGGGCCAACCTCTCCAACATTCAGCCTTGTCTCTTCAAACCCATTTGGCTTCAAGGAAGATGCTTTAGCTGGTGGTGGATCTCGCATGTGGACTCCGGGACAAAGTGGGACATGCTCGCCTGCCGTAGCAGCCAGCTTTGACCACACTGCTGACATTCCCATGTCTGAAGTGATTTCAGATGAGTTTGCATTCGGAAGCAACACAACAGGGCTAGTGAAGCCATGGGAAGGAGAGAGGATTCATGAAGAATGTGGGTCAGATGATCTAGAGCTCACTCTGGGGAGCTCAAAGACCAG GTAA